One genomic window of Cydia strobilella chromosome 11, ilCydStro3.1, whole genome shotgun sequence includes the following:
- the LOC134745400 gene encoding uncharacterized protein LOC134745400 gives MEARFVTCRSFQQIKPPEKSIAPPPTVKGLLSRFGSQAQALFAPKKPRFGSSVAIHKLRETKWFKHEEQNILCAVLETGFILEVRAEDPLPPDSCLSPDYHMYAIAMWKKGKEKTKNPEQIEVFTVQQKGVRKRVVKTTLGAFWKKDSVIRINNVDDKQEPPNTEKDIRAKLDMATKSRFERNWHNTLHFVHWCRYGETPQEARMRQISESLKWGNIGMNMGVMLVSQNNGRGKAKSV, from the exons ATGGAAGCGAGGTTCGTGACCTGCCGGAGCTTCCAGCAGATCAAGCCGCCTGAGAAGAGCATAGCGCCGCCGCCGACGGTGAAGGGGCTGCTGTCTCGTTTCGGAAGCCAGGCACAAGCTCTCTTCGCGCCGAAGAAACCCCGCTTCGGATCTTCGGTAGCGATCCACAAGCTACGCGAAACCAAGTGGTTTAAACATGAGGAGCAGAACATCTTGTGTGCAGTTCTGGAGACCGGATTCATTCTCGAAGTCCGAGCGGAGGACCCGCTACCACCAGACTCCTGCCTTTCTCCAGACTATCATATGTACGCCATCGCCATGTGGAAGAAGGGTAAAG aaaaaacaaaaaacccggaACAGATAGAGGTGTTCACGGTCCAACAGAAAGGTGTAAGAAAACGTGTTGTGAAGACAACCCTGGGTGCATTCTGGAAGAAGGACTCAGTGATCCGCATCAACAATGTGGACGACAAACAGGAACCGCCGAACACCGAAAAGGATATTCGAGCAAAG CTGGACATGGCCACTAAATCCAGGTTCGAGAGGAACTGGCATAATACTCTGCACTTCGTCCACTGGTGCCGGTACGGGGAGACACCTCAAGAAGCTCGCATGAGACAG ATAAGCGAGTCGCTCAAATGGGGTAACATCGGAATGAACATGGGCGTTATGCTTGTCAGCCAAAACAACGGCCGGGGCAAGGCGAAGTCGGTCTGA